Proteins from a single region of Geothrix sp. PMB-07:
- the nuoK gene encoding NADH-quinone oxidoreductase subunit NuoK, producing MVSLNAVLLISFLLFSIGIIGVLIRRNALVILMCVELMLNAANLNFIAFARHSGSVSGQAFALLVMGFAAAEVAVGLALVVALYRKRDTVQVDDINLLKG from the coding sequence ATGGTGAGCCTGAACGCGGTCCTCCTCATCTCCTTTCTGCTGTTCTCCATTGGCATCATCGGCGTGCTGATCCGCCGGAACGCCCTGGTGATCCTCATGTGCGTGGAGCTCATGCTCAACGCCGCCAACCTGAACTTCATCGCCTTCGCGCGCCACAGCGGCTCCGTTTCCGGCCAGGCCTTCGCCCTCCTGGTGATGGGCTTCGCCGCGGCGGAAGTGGCCGTGGGCCTCGCCCTGGTGGTGGCCCTCTACCGCAAGCGGGACACCGTCCAGGTGGACGACATCAACCTGCTGAAGGGATGA
- a CDS encoding NADH-quinone oxidoreductase subunit H → MPIPTLTQSIVITLIQCLLVVIFVFVVVPLTVFAERKVLGYLQQRLGSTRVASGHVAITGWMNRGMWKWGRVPVLSYWRGIPGLVADVLKLILKEDILPAKADKFVFFIAPALSMVAAVVVFAAVSFVPGVFFTFPKWFPYLGGLPVSGGIADINVGLLWILGVASVGVYGIVLAGWASNSKYPLLGGLRSAAQMVSYEVPLALSLLAPVVLSASLNFGEMSARMATGMPAWALIPQILGFLLYLTCGFAETNRLPFDMPEAENELVAGFHTEYSGMKFGFFYLAEYINMTVVAALASGFFLGGPWLLPFGLQGLLNPHLPAVLSWFGEPHAIFFVVKIIFILFTYIWVRGTIPRYRYDQVMSVAWKYLIPVALVNLLLAAVVRCFAV, encoded by the coding sequence ATGCCGATTCCGACCCTCACTCAGTCCATCGTGATCACGCTCATCCAGTGTCTGCTGGTGGTGATCTTCGTCTTCGTCGTCGTGCCCCTCACCGTGTTCGCCGAGCGCAAGGTGCTGGGCTACCTCCAGCAGCGCCTGGGATCGACCCGCGTGGCCAGCGGCCATGTGGCCATCACCGGCTGGATGAACCGCGGCATGTGGAAATGGGGACGTGTCCCCGTGCTTTCCTACTGGCGCGGCATCCCCGGCCTCGTGGCCGACGTGCTGAAGCTCATCCTCAAAGAGGACATCCTCCCCGCCAAGGCCGACAAGTTCGTGTTCTTCATCGCCCCGGCCCTCAGCATGGTGGCCGCGGTGGTGGTGTTCGCCGCTGTCTCCTTCGTGCCTGGCGTCTTCTTTACCTTCCCCAAGTGGTTCCCCTACCTGGGCGGCCTGCCGGTCTCCGGCGGTATCGCTGACATCAATGTCGGCCTGCTCTGGATCCTGGGCGTCGCCAGTGTGGGCGTCTACGGCATTGTGCTGGCCGGTTGGGCCTCCAACTCGAAGTATCCCCTGCTGGGCGGGCTGCGCAGCGCGGCCCAGATGGTCAGCTACGAAGTGCCCCTGGCCCTGAGCCTGCTGGCCCCGGTGGTGCTCTCCGCCAGCCTCAACTTCGGCGAGATGTCCGCCCGCATGGCCACGGGCATGCCCGCCTGGGCGCTGATTCCGCAGATTCTGGGTTTCCTGCTCTACCTCACCTGCGGCTTCGCCGAAACCAACCGCCTCCCCTTCGACATGCCGGAAGCGGAAAACGAACTGGTGGCGGGCTTCCACACCGAGTATTCGGGCATGAAGTTCGGTTTCTTCTACCTGGCCGAGTACATCAACATGACCGTGGTGGCGGCGCTGGCTTCGGGCTTCTTCCTGGGCGGCCCCTGGCTGCTGCCCTTCGGCCTGCAGGGCTTGCTGAACCCGCATCTTCCGGCCGTTCTGTCCTGGTTCGGCGAACCCCACGCCATCTTCTTCGTGGTGAAGATCATCTTCATCCTCTTCACCTACATCTGGGTGCGCGGCACGATCCCCCGCTACCGCTATGACCAGGTCATGAGCGTGGCGTGGAAGTATCTGATCCCCGTGGCCCTGGTCAACCTCTTGCTGGCGGCTGTCGTCCGCTGCTTCGCCGTCTAG
- a CDS encoding NADH-quinone oxidoreductase subunit C, which translates to MSDETLPQTPAQTPNIPEAPAGPYVYDYAASPQRQIVLPKTVPVPSLKTYQAEVAAAAAADEAKWQKQLADFEVAKAKAEAEGKDAPKPPVRAVPRKDDNDLKTPWPQEAKDADLLHLQEVLGAKVEEIFEQAGELTCQVAKESILEVLQLCRQDAALNYEMLADQSATHYPAAKDFAFSVVYHLTSISRRKRLRLRILVPEGFQPESACAVYPSANWMEREIYDMLGIRFANHPDMTRILCPEDWEGYPLRKDYPVVGWGQRDISFREDRGGMLERIAMQKAGQLGINLKQPKAD; encoded by the coding sequence ATGTCGGACGAAACCCTCCCCCAGACGCCGGCCCAGACGCCGAACATTCCGGAAGCCCCCGCCGGGCCCTACGTCTACGACTACGCGGCCTCACCTCAGCGCCAGATCGTGCTGCCGAAGACGGTGCCCGTGCCCAGCCTGAAGACCTATCAGGCCGAAGTCGCCGCCGCCGCTGCCGCTGATGAAGCGAAGTGGCAGAAACAGCTGGCGGACTTCGAGGTGGCCAAGGCCAAGGCCGAAGCCGAGGGCAAGGACGCGCCCAAGCCCCCGGTGCGCGCCGTGCCCCGCAAGGATGACAACGACCTCAAGACCCCCTGGCCCCAGGAGGCGAAGGATGCCGACCTGCTGCACCTCCAGGAAGTGCTGGGCGCCAAGGTCGAGGAGATCTTCGAGCAGGCTGGTGAGCTGACTTGCCAGGTGGCCAAGGAATCGATTCTTGAGGTGCTGCAGCTCTGTCGCCAGGATGCGGCCCTGAATTACGAGATGCTGGCGGACCAATCCGCCACGCACTATCCCGCCGCCAAGGATTTCGCCTTCAGCGTGGTCTACCACCTGACCAGCATCAGCCGCCGCAAGCGCCTGCGCCTGCGCATCCTGGTGCCCGAAGGCTTCCAGCCCGAAAGCGCCTGCGCGGTGTATCCCAGCGCCAACTGGATGGAGCGGGAGATCTACGACATGCTGGGCATCCGCTTCGCGAACCACCCCGACATGACCCGCATCCTCTGCCCCGAGGATTGGGAAGGCTATCCGTTGCGCAAGGACTACCCCGTGGTGGGATGGGGCCAGCGCGACATTTCGTTCCGTGAGGACCGCGGGGGCATGCTTGAGCGCATCGCCATGCAAAAGGCCGGTCAGCTGGGCATCAACCTGAAGCAACCCAAGGCGGACTAG
- a CDS encoding NADH-quinone oxidoreductase subunit B, translated as MGMNQPTALENILITTKVEKVMNWSRATSVWPVTFGLACCAIEMMAAGASRFDFDRFGAGIFRATPRQADLMIIAGTVTYKMAPIIKTLYDQMPEPKWVIAMGSCATAGGPFDSYHTIQGVDKVIPVDVFIPGCPPRPESLIYGFMKLQDKIMTSSLADRYKDIFEEVG; from the coding sequence ATGGGAATGAATCAGCCCACCGCCCTTGAGAACATCCTCATCACCACCAAGGTCGAGAAGGTCATGAACTGGTCCCGCGCCACCAGCGTGTGGCCCGTGACCTTCGGTCTGGCCTGCTGCGCCATCGAGATGATGGCCGCCGGCGCCAGCCGCTTCGACTTCGACCGCTTTGGCGCTGGCATCTTCCGCGCCACGCCCCGTCAGGCCGATTTGATGATCATCGCGGGCACGGTGACCTACAAGATGGCCCCGATCATCAAGACCCTCTACGACCAGATGCCCGAGCCCAAGTGGGTGATCGCCATGGGCTCCTGCGCCACCGCTGGCGGGCCCTTCGATTCGTACCACACCATCCAGGGCGTCGATAAGGTCATTCCGGTGGACGTGTTCATCCCCGGCTGCCCGCCCCGGCCCGAGTCGCTCATCTACGGCTTCATGAAGTTGCAGGACAAGATCATGACCAGCAGCCTGGCTGATCGGTACAAGGACATCTTCGAGGAGGTCGGCTGA
- the nuoL gene encoding NADH-quinone oxidoreductase subunit L, translating to MTAASQASSYLWLIPFLPLFGFLINGLSGKKLRNTKVVDFFALGSVGVAFILTLAHFITLIGLPAEGRSIHQSLWTWFDVGGARVLGGLSTYKIQWAYKFDVLSGCMALLVTGAGFLIHLFSTGYMAEERNDGRYYRFMAYLNLFVFSMLNLVLGANIMMMFLGWEGVGLCSYLLIGFYFDKESAAIAGKKAFVTNRIGDFGFMLGFFLIFQIFGSLDYDTLMGSVRGIVNLPSITLYGLTHTPTWWFNLIGCCLFVGAMGKSAQIPLYVWLPDAMAGPTPVSALIHAATMVTSGLYMITRLNFIYVSAPVALSVVLAFGSLTAFVAATMGLAQYDIKKVLAYSTVSQLGFMFMGMGAGAFTAGMFHVFTHAFFKASLFLGSGAVIAACHHEQDMRNMGGLRKVMPITFMSMGLATLAINGIFPFSGFFSKDEILWKVFEGWYQHGHYTGPTLNLVAWILGMLGAFCTAFYMTRLIVMTFYGDYRGAGDDPHHLSVPSEAHGHGDAHGHDDHGHDAHAHAHADHGHDAHASHGASHGHDDHGSHGHGPTEVVWNMWLPVAILAGLAVVGGFLNYPESLHRVAPIVPAELFSKWIEPLLYQAAPAHHGEHVPPAIEYGLMAWATFIWAPGAMLLAWVIYKKDPSWSRAKAFVTRFPNLFRWVNAKYYVDEFYEAAIIEPIKRFSAQLWSFDTWVVDGIVNGAARFTLVWAAFMNWLDEHVVDGAVDLVEYFVQETSGVFRGLQTGRVQNYAFVMLIGFLVFAILKFLA from the coding sequence ATGACCGCCGCCTCCCAGGCCAGCAGCTACCTCTGGCTCATCCCCTTCCTGCCCCTCTTCGGGTTCCTCATCAACGGCCTCAGCGGCAAGAAGCTGCGGAACACCAAGGTGGTGGACTTCTTCGCCCTGGGCAGCGTGGGCGTCGCCTTCATCCTCACGCTGGCACACTTCATCACGCTCATCGGCCTTCCTGCCGAGGGCCGGTCCATCCACCAGAGCCTCTGGACCTGGTTCGATGTGGGCGGCGCCCGCGTCCTGGGTGGCCTCAGCACCTACAAGATCCAGTGGGCCTATAAGTTCGACGTGCTCAGCGGCTGCATGGCTCTGCTCGTCACTGGCGCGGGGTTCCTGATTCATTTGTTCAGCACCGGCTACATGGCTGAAGAGCGCAACGACGGCCGCTACTACCGCTTCATGGCCTACCTGAACCTCTTCGTGTTCAGCATGCTGAACCTGGTGCTGGGCGCCAACATCATGATGATGTTCCTGGGCTGGGAGGGTGTGGGCCTCTGCTCCTACCTGCTCATCGGCTTCTACTTCGACAAGGAATCCGCCGCCATCGCGGGCAAGAAGGCCTTCGTCACCAACCGCATCGGCGATTTCGGCTTCATGCTGGGCTTCTTCTTGATCTTCCAGATCTTCGGCAGCCTGGACTACGACACGCTCATGGGCTCGGTGCGCGGCATCGTGAACCTGCCGTCCATCACCCTCTACGGCCTCACCCACACGCCGACCTGGTGGTTCAACCTCATCGGCTGCTGCCTCTTCGTGGGTGCCATGGGCAAGTCCGCGCAGATCCCCTTGTATGTGTGGTTGCCGGATGCCATGGCAGGCCCAACCCCGGTGTCCGCCTTGATCCACGCCGCGACCATGGTGACCAGCGGCCTCTACATGATCACCCGCCTGAACTTCATCTACGTGAGCGCTCCCGTGGCTCTTTCGGTGGTGCTGGCCTTCGGTTCGCTGACGGCCTTCGTGGCCGCCACCATGGGCCTGGCCCAGTACGACATCAAGAAGGTGCTGGCCTACTCCACCGTGTCCCAGCTGGGCTTCATGTTCATGGGCATGGGCGCGGGCGCCTTCACCGCCGGCATGTTCCACGTGTTCACCCACGCCTTCTTCAAGGCCAGCCTCTTCCTCGGATCCGGCGCGGTCATCGCCGCCTGCCACCACGAGCAGGACATGCGGAACATGGGCGGCCTGCGCAAGGTCATGCCCATCACCTTCATGTCCATGGGCCTGGCCACGCTGGCCATCAACGGCATCTTCCCCTTCAGCGGATTCTTCTCGAAGGATGAGATCCTCTGGAAGGTCTTCGAGGGCTGGTATCAGCACGGCCACTACACGGGCCCCACGCTCAACCTGGTGGCCTGGATCCTGGGCATGCTGGGCGCCTTCTGCACCGCCTTCTACATGACCCGCCTCATCGTCATGACCTTCTATGGCGATTACCGCGGGGCCGGGGATGATCCCCACCACCTGAGCGTGCCGTCCGAAGCCCATGGCCACGGCGATGCCCACGGGCATGATGACCACGGCCACGATGCCCATGCTCACGCCCATGCGGATCACGGGCATGACGCCCATGCCTCTCATGGCGCCTCTCACGGTCATGATGACCACGGCTCACACGGCCATGGCCCCACGGAAGTGGTCTGGAACATGTGGCTGCCCGTCGCCATCCTTGCTGGCCTGGCGGTGGTGGGTGGTTTCCTGAACTACCCCGAAAGCCTGCACCGTGTGGCGCCCATCGTGCCTGCTGAGCTCTTCAGCAAGTGGATCGAGCCGCTGCTCTACCAGGCGGCGCCCGCCCACCACGGCGAACACGTGCCTCCGGCCATCGAGTACGGCCTCATGGCCTGGGCGACCTTCATCTGGGCCCCCGGCGCCATGCTGCTGGCCTGGGTCATCTACAAGAAGGATCCAAGCTGGAGCCGCGCCAAGGCCTTCGTGACGCGCTTCCCCAACCTCTTCCGCTGGGTGAACGCCAAGTACTACGTGGACGAGTTCTACGAGGCGGCCATCATCGAGCCCATCAAGCGCTTCTCGGCCCAGCTCTGGAGCTTCGACACCTGGGTGGTGGATGGCATCGTGAATGGCGCGGCCCGCTTCACCCTCGTCTGGGCCGCCTTCATGAACTGGCTGGATGAGCACGTGGTGGACGGCGCGGTCGACCTCGTCGAGTACTTCGTGCAGGAGACCAGCGGCGTGTTCCGCGGCCTGCAGACCGGCCGCGTCCAGAACTACGCCTTCGTCATGCTCATTGGCTTCCTCGTCTTCGCCATTTTGAAATTCCTGGCCTAG
- a CDS encoding NADH-quinone oxidoreductase subunit D has product MFKNEEMEINLGPQHPSTHGVLRVKLRLDGETITHCRPMIGYLHRGVEKICENQTFFQGQVWTDRMDYCSAVANNLGWAEANEKLFGITVPRRAQYIRTMLNEFNRLASHLIWLATHALDIGAMTVFLYAFREREDILDMNEAFCGSRLTTTAFRIGGLREDLPPGFEKMVQKFLAKFETCLEEYENLLSENRIWKKRTVGVAKLSAEDAIGLGVTGPVLRAAGVPYDIRKAFPYAAYAEMDFEVPTRTEADTYARYLVRMAEMRQSARIIQQCMDGMPEGPVMAKLPKILKAEVNEVYHATEAPKGEIGYYLVGEKGSGNPYRFHVRAPGFINLQALPKMAEGALIADIVAAIGTLDIVLGEIDR; this is encoded by the coding sequence GTGTTCAAGAACGAGGAAATGGAGATCAACCTGGGCCCGCAGCACCCGTCCACACACGGTGTGCTCCGGGTGAAGCTGCGGCTGGATGGTGAGACCATCACCCACTGTCGGCCCATGATTGGCTACCTGCACCGCGGCGTGGAGAAGATCTGCGAAAACCAGACCTTCTTTCAGGGCCAGGTGTGGACCGACCGCATGGACTACTGCTCCGCCGTGGCCAACAACCTGGGCTGGGCGGAAGCCAATGAGAAGCTCTTCGGCATCACGGTGCCCCGGCGCGCCCAGTACATCCGCACCATGCTCAATGAGTTCAACCGCCTGGCCTCGCACCTGATCTGGCTCGCGACCCACGCGCTCGACATTGGCGCCATGACGGTTTTCCTCTACGCCTTCCGCGAGCGCGAAGACATCCTCGACATGAACGAGGCGTTCTGCGGCTCCCGCCTGACCACCACGGCTTTCCGCATTGGCGGCCTGCGCGAGGACCTGCCCCCCGGCTTCGAGAAGATGGTCCAGAAGTTCCTGGCCAAGTTCGAGACCTGCCTCGAGGAGTACGAAAACCTGCTCAGCGAGAACCGCATCTGGAAGAAGCGCACCGTGGGCGTGGCCAAGCTCAGTGCCGAGGATGCCATTGGTCTGGGTGTCACCGGGCCTGTGCTGCGCGCCGCCGGTGTGCCCTACGACATCCGCAAGGCCTTCCCCTATGCCGCCTACGCGGAGATGGATTTCGAGGTGCCCACCCGCACCGAGGCCGACACCTACGCGCGGTACCTGGTGCGCATGGCGGAAATGCGGCAGAGTGCCCGCATCATCCAGCAGTGCATGGACGGCATGCCCGAAGGGCCCGTCATGGCCAAGCTGCCCAAGATCCTCAAGGCCGAAGTCAACGAGGTCTACCACGCCACCGAAGCCCCCAAGGGCGAGATCGGCTACTACCTCGTGGGCGAGAAGGGCAGCGGCAATCCCTACCGCTTCCATGTGCGGGCCCCCGGATTCATCAACCTCCAAGCCCTGCCCAAGATGGCCGAGGGTGCGCTGATCGCCGACATCGTGGCGGCCATCGGCACCCTGGACATCGTGCTCGGCGAGATCGACCGCTAG
- a CDS encoding NADH-quinone oxidoreductase subunit I, which produces MNKLLRTLIPFDIAKGLSITGKHFAKVFFSANRRKVPFHITSEYPEVPAKVQPRYRGRLTLLKDEQGEIKCVCCLACEKICPTQVITIEKGKKEGRKMPFPVRYDFEMERCIFCEFCVESCGFDSIILNHQFELAAYNREDFSIGMEGLAQNMYEPSPVGKFSVAED; this is translated from the coding sequence ATGAACAAGCTACTGAGGACCCTGATCCCCTTCGACATTGCCAAAGGCCTGTCCATCACGGGCAAGCACTTCGCCAAGGTGTTCTTCTCGGCCAACCGCCGCAAGGTGCCCTTCCACATCACGTCCGAATACCCCGAGGTGCCCGCCAAGGTTCAGCCTCGGTACCGCGGTCGCCTCACCCTGCTGAAGGATGAGCAGGGCGAAATCAAGTGCGTGTGCTGCCTGGCCTGCGAAAAGATCTGCCCCACCCAGGTGATCACCATCGAGAAAGGCAAGAAGGAAGGCCGCAAGATGCCCTTCCCCGTGCGCTACGACTTCGAGATGGAGCGCTGCATCTTCTGCGAATTCTGCGTGGAGAGCTGCGGCTTCGATTCCATCATCCTGAACCACCAGTTCGAGTTGGCCGCCTACAACCGGGAGGATTTCTCCATCGGCATGGAAGGCCTGGCCCAGAACATGTACGAGCCCTCTCCGGTGGGCAAGTTCAGCGTGGCCGAGGACTGA
- a CDS encoding NADH-quinone oxidoreductase subunit J — MEHFIETIGRNMFAIFGVMALGGAAFMVGSRSAVHSVLGFLFAMLCMAGCYLSLEAEFLGMAQILVYAGGIVVLFLFVVMLVEMSKKKEKAVFQLQSRYAIVTVLIGAAAFLGMFRKVLFGAASPEALVLRPELAAGLDVAKQNAQAVSRGLYADYLLPFEILSVILLVALVGAVVLAKTERV; from the coding sequence ATGGAACACTTCATCGAAACGATCGGCCGGAACATGTTCGCCATCTTCGGCGTCATGGCCCTGGGCGGCGCGGCCTTCATGGTCGGCTCGCGGAGCGCCGTGCACAGCGTGCTCGGCTTCCTCTTCGCGATGCTCTGCATGGCGGGCTGCTACCTCTCCCTGGAAGCGGAATTCCTCGGCATGGCCCAGATCCTGGTCTACGCCGGCGGCATCGTGGTGCTCTTCCTCTTCGTGGTCATGCTTGTGGAAATGAGCAAAAAGAAGGAGAAGGCGGTCTTCCAGCTCCAGTCACGCTACGCCATTGTCACGGTGCTCATCGGCGCTGCCGCCTTCCTGGGCATGTTCCGGAAGGTGCTCTTCGGCGCCGCCTCGCCCGAGGCCCTGGTGCTGCGCCCTGAGTTGGCCGCGGGTCTGGATGTGGCCAAGCAGAACGCCCAGGCGGTCAGCCGCGGGCTCTACGCCGACTACCTCCTGCCCTTCGAGATCCTCAGCGTGATCCTGCTGGTGGCCCTCGTGGGCGCCGTGGTGCTGGCGAAAACGGAGCGTGTGTGA
- a CDS encoding NuoM family protein, with protein MFTANTTLMLVATFLPVLGALVLLLVPKDQRRTFEIGSLLLMIASLLLSLPFWFGYDRSSDAVQWFMAVDWIPALGVKFAVGMDGISLLLWLLTTFIGPIAVACSFKSIEERHKEYYIWMLVLQTAMLGVFITQDMFLFYLFWEVMLVPMYFLIGIWGGPQKLYAAIKLFLYTLAGSVLMLVAILAIYFLQHKATGSYNFSLASFQQMAPIIAQQSKTYQHLMALAFFVGFAIKVPMFPFHTWLPDAHVQAPTAGSVILAAILLKMGTYGFVRFLLPILPTATKELMPWFIALALIGIIYGALVAMIQKDMKKLVAYSSVSHLGLCMLGLFALNPYGIKGGLFQMINHGISTSGLFLAVGIVYERRHTRMIADFGGLSKTMPVYATIFMIMTMSSIGLPLLNGFIGEGVILMGSFQAFPWAAVVATLGIILGAAYMLWMFQRVMFGPITAVNEKMDDLSLREILYFAPLVAAAFWIGLYPKPIMDVMDAPVRKLVTQVNPDFFQAEALAAKQAEAAKLGMQGMAAPHHEAAAGHEEGHGAAAEGHAAHEAPAHETPAHETSAHGGGH; from the coding sequence ATGTTCACCGCAAACACGACACTGATGCTGGTGGCGACCTTCCTGCCCGTTCTGGGCGCGCTGGTCCTCCTCCTCGTCCCCAAGGATCAGCGCCGCACCTTCGAAATTGGCTCCCTGCTGCTGATGATCGCCAGTCTGCTGCTGAGCCTCCCCTTCTGGTTCGGCTATGACCGCTCCAGCGACGCGGTCCAGTGGTTCATGGCCGTGGACTGGATTCCCGCCCTGGGCGTGAAGTTCGCGGTGGGCATGGACGGCATCAGCCTCCTGCTCTGGCTGCTGACCACCTTCATCGGGCCCATCGCGGTGGCTTGTTCGTTCAAGTCCATCGAGGAGCGCCACAAGGAGTACTACATCTGGATGCTGGTGCTCCAGACCGCCATGCTCGGCGTGTTCATCACCCAGGACATGTTCCTCTTCTACCTCTTCTGGGAAGTGATGCTGGTGCCCATGTATTTCCTCATCGGCATCTGGGGCGGCCCGCAGAAGCTCTACGCCGCCATCAAGCTCTTCCTCTACACCCTGGCCGGTTCCGTGCTCATGCTGGTGGCCATCCTCGCCATCTACTTCCTGCAGCACAAGGCCACCGGCAGCTACAACTTCTCGCTGGCCTCCTTCCAGCAGATGGCGCCGATCATCGCCCAGCAGAGCAAGACCTACCAGCACCTGATGGCCCTCGCTTTCTTCGTTGGCTTCGCCATCAAGGTGCCGATGTTCCCCTTCCACACCTGGCTGCCGGACGCCCACGTGCAGGCGCCCACCGCCGGCTCCGTAATCCTCGCCGCCATCCTGCTGAAGATGGGCACCTACGGCTTCGTCCGCTTCCTGCTGCCCATCCTGCCCACGGCCACCAAGGAACTGATGCCCTGGTTCATCGCCCTGGCCCTCATCGGCATCATCTATGGCGCGCTGGTGGCCATGATCCAGAAGGACATGAAGAAACTGGTGGCCTACTCCTCTGTCAGCCACCTGGGCCTTTGCATGCTGGGCCTCTTCGCCTTGAATCCCTACGGCATCAAGGGTGGCCTCTTCCAGATGATCAACCACGGCATCAGCACCAGCGGCTTGTTCCTCGCGGTGGGCATCGTCTACGAGCGTCGGCACACCCGCATGATCGCCGACTTCGGCGGCCTCTCGAAGACCATGCCCGTCTACGCCACCATCTTCATGATCATGACCATGAGCAGCATCGGCCTGCCCCTGCTGAACGGCTTCATCGGTGAGGGCGTGATCCTCATGGGCTCCTTCCAGGCCTTCCCCTGGGCCGCCGTGGTCGCCACGCTGGGCATCATCCTCGGCGCGGCCTACATGCTGTGGATGTTCCAGCGCGTCATGTTTGGACCCATCACCGCTGTTAACGAGAAGATGGACGACCTGAGCCTGCGCGAGATCCTCTACTTCGCGCCCCTGGTAGCCGCCGCCTTCTGGATCGGCCTCTATCCCAAGCCCATCATGGACGTCATGGATGCTCCGGTGCGCAAGCTGGTCACCCAGGTGAACCCTGACTTCTTCCAGGCCGAGGCCCTGGCCGCCAAGCAGGCCGAAGCCGCCAAACTGGGCATGCAGGGCATGGCCGCGCCGCATCACGAAGCCGCCGCTGGCCATGAAGAAGGCCATGGAGCCGCCGCGGAAGGTCATGCCGCCCACGAGGCTCCCGCCCACGAAACCCCTGCCCATGAAACCTCAGCCCACGGCGGAGGCCACTGA